GAATGCCTCCGCCACAGCCGCCGGATCGGCGCTATCTCCTTGCGGCACATGAACATTGGCGATAGGGATACCGAGCGGATCGGCGACGCGCGAACGCACGTAGGCCGTGTAGCTGCGTGGGTCACCGTCGTCGAGACCGACGTACTCATCGAGTGCGAGCACCGTGGCACCGGAGAGGTCGACCTCGCCGCGACGGCTGCGCGATGCCAACTCGGCGTACACCCGCATCGGGGTACCGCCGGTGGCCACCCCGAGCGTGGGCGCGGCGGACGGCAGCCGCTCCAGCAGGGCGGCGGCCGCGGTGGTGGCGAACATGTCGTCGTCGACGACGGTCACTTTCATCGGTTCACCTTCGCGCTCGCCCGCAGCCGTGCGTCGTCATGGCGGGCCAGGCAGTCGGTCCACCAGCCATGCCGGTCTGGTCGGGGCGCGACGATCCGCGGGGCATCGTCGCGGATGATCGGATTCCCGGTCACGCCCGCGGCGAACAGCGCCGCGCCGATCGCCGAATGGTCGGTCACCGCCGGATCCACCCACACCTCTCGTCCCGTCGCATCCGCGATGTCCTGCCACATCAGCGGGCTTACCGCACTACCGCCGCCGAGCCGGACCGGACCCGACTCACCCGTCGCAGCGGAAAGCACATCGATGCACCGGCGCAACTCGACCACGATGCCGGTCAGCAGTGCCCGGCCGATATGACCGACGCCCATCCCCAGCCGGAGGCCCTGCACGGTGCCGGTCAGGCTGGGATCCCACAAGGCGCCCTGCTCCCCTGGCGATAGATACGGCAAGAACAACGGCGCGTCGGCGAGCGCCACCGTTGCTGCCGCCTCGAGCAGATCGGCCGGTCCGTCCAGGCCGAACAGCGCGGCGATGGCGTCGAACGCCGAACCCATTGCGAGCAGATCCATTTCGAGTCCCCAGCCGGACCCGGCCAGTGGGGTGACCAGGTAGCGCATGTCGGGATCGCGGGTCGGCCGATCGGAGACACCCAGCACGACTGCACTGGTGCCGGCGATCACCCCCACCTCTCCGTGCGCCCGCGCCCCCACTCCCAGCACACCGAGCACCGAGTCCGCCGCGCCCAGCACCACGGGCAGCTCGCCCGGCACTCCCCACCGCTGCCGCCATCGTTGCGTGAGGGGCAGTGCGGTGGCCGAATGGGCCACCTCGGGCAAGCTCGGCAGACCGGACGCGGCGACCAACTCCGCACTCCAACAACCACGTTCGAGATCGAAGACGGCGCTGCCCGCCGCGGTGCTGGGGTCGGTGAGCAACGACCCGGTCAGCTGGTGGAACAACACGTCCTTGGCGCCGGCGACGGTTGTACCGGCGCAGCCCAGCCCCTGAAGCCGGGCGTGCATCGGCGCCAGGTACCGCCCGTCGACCCGCTGTCCGGTGATCCGATAGAGCTCGGCGTCCCCGACCATGGCGCGCAACTGGTCGGCCTGCCGCTCAGCCCGGCCGTCCTCCCAGGTGATCGCCGCCCCCACCGGCTCGAGCATGGTGTCCAGCTCGACCAGTGTGGGCAGCATCGCGCTCAGCCCGATCGCACTCCACCGCCGCGGCGGAACCAAGCCGGCCACGACGTCGCCGGCCGCTCCCAGCGCCTCCCACCAATGGTGCGGATCTTGTTCGGCCGCTTCGTGTTCGGGCCGCCGGGTGGGATACTCCGACCGCGCCGATGCGACGACCGCACCGTCGTGATCGACCGCGACGACCTTGACCGCCGAGGTGCCGAGGTCGACGCCGATGACTACCGGTGCGGTCACGACCGGGACGCGGCCGTCCGGGTGCGGGCAACAACGGTCAGCGCGTCAGCGGCGGCCTGGAGCGTCTCGTCGATGTCACGGTCGTCGTGAACCAGCGAGACGAACAGATTCTCGAACTGCAGCGGATGGAACAACACCCCGCGAATCACCATCTCCTCATACCACCGGGTGAACAGAGCCTCGTCGGCACGGCTCACCGCGTCGCGCCAATTGTGGATAGGACCGTCGGCGAACCACAACTGGAACACCGTGCCGAGTCCTTCACAGTAGGCATCCAGGCCGCGCTCGGCGGCCAACTCGCCGAGGCCCGCGGCCAGGCGGTGCCCCAGTGCCCGCTGCCGCTCATACAACCCCGGTTCGGCCAGCAGGTCCATCGTCGCCGACACCGCGGCGCATTGCACGACGTTGGCGTTGTAGGTACCCGAGTGGGAGTAGATGCCGTCGGCGACCAGGTGCATGGCTTCCGTCGAGCCGCCGACCGCGGCGACCGGGAACCCGCCGCCGAGGCCCTTGGCCAGGGTGGTGAGATCCGGTGTGACGCCGAACCATTCCTGGGCCCCGCCGCGCGCGAACCGGAACCCGGTGATCACCTCGTCGAAGATCAACAGAGAGCCGTGTTTGCGCGTTTCGCTGCGCAGAAGTTCCAGATAACCCGGTTCGGGCAGGATGCACCCGGTGTTGAACACCGCGGGTTCGGTGAGCACCGCAGCGATCTCGTCACCGCGCCGGTTCATCAGCTCCACGAAGCTGTCGGCGTCGTTCCACGTCAGCACCACGAGGGTGTCTTCCAGTTCGGCCGGGACCCCGGGTCCCATCGCAACCGGTCGTGGATGATCGGCCGGTCCGGCCAGCACCGGGTCGACGTGGTTGGACCAGTACACGGTGTCCTGCCAGCCGTGGTAGTGCCCCTCGAACCGGACCACGATTCGCCGTCCGGTGGTGGCCCTGGCCAGCCGAACCGCCGTGCCCACCGCCTCGGATCCGGAATTGGTGAAGCGGACCTGTTCGATACCCGGTACGGCGGCCACCACCTTTTCGGCGGCCTCGATCTCCAGCTCGTACGGCAACCCGAAGCACGTGCCGAGATCGCGGACGGCCTCGGTGACAGCGCTGGTCACCACCGGATGGCGATGCCCGAGGATCATCGGACCGAGCCCCAGCAGATAGTCGATGTAGGTATTGCCGTCCACGTCGGTCAGGCGCGATCCGCTGCCGTGCGCCATCACGATCGGATAAGGCTTCCACCCGTTGCGCGGCAGCCGGGCCGTCGAGCCCGCACCGCCGGGAATCGTTCGCTTGGCCCGTTCGTACAGCGCCTTGGTGACGGGGGTCCGGGCCGCATAAGCATCGGTGAAGTGCATCAGGGAATCTCTTTCATCGTTGAAGGTCGTGGTAAGTGCAGTGGCCGGCTCATGCCGGCGGGTCAGTGCGGATTTCGCGGCGCGGTGTAGAACGGCGCCTTTCCGACCGTGGCCGAGACGACGGACAGCAATAGCCCGACCAGCGCGAGGCCGACGCCGAACCCGAGTTCGATTCCGTTCAGCGACCCCGAGGTGATCGAGTAGACGACGACGAACGCCATGAACGCCGCGCCCAGACCCGGCATCAATCCCCCGATCACGAAATCCTTGACAGAGGAGACGATCTGGCGCCGGTAGCACCAGATGGCGGTCACCGCGGTCAGCAGATAGAAGATCGCCGCCATCAATCCGAGCGTGCTCACGATGTTGGCCAGCGCCTCACCCACCGCGCCGATAAGCGTTGAGCCCCAGAGGAATGCGATGTTGAGCAGACCGAACAGGATTGTCGCGTTCAGCGGCGTGCCGTACTTCCCACTGACTTGTGCCAGCCAGGACGGCACGACCCGGTCTCGCCCCATCGCGAATCCGATCCTCGAAGCACTGACGATCGCCGCAAGCAACGACGCGAGGGTGCCGCCGAGTACCGCGACGATCATCACGTTCGCCCAGAAGCCGCCACCGATCCGTTCACCCACGAACGCAAGGATGTTGGCTGCGTGATCTTGCATGTCCTGCATCGGCGCGATCCCCTGGAACGCCAACACCGACACCGAGTAGATGACGAACAGCAGGACAACGCTGGTCACGGCGGCCCGTCCGGCAGTGCGGCCGGAAGCTTCCTCACCGACGTAGGCAGCGGTGTCCCAGCCTGAGTAGAGGAAGATCGCCAGCAGCACGCCCGATATCAACGACTTGAAGCCGCCCGCCCCCTCGACCGTGAACCACGAGATGCTGGGCTTGACCACGTCACCGTTGCCGCGGGCGATGAATATCACGGCCAGGACGGCGAACCCGATGAGCAACGCGTATTCGAAGATGGCCCAGCCCAATTGGAACCGGGCTGACAGGGCCACGCCCAATGCGGCCACTGCGGTGACGATCAGGTCGAACACGGTTCCCACGGCAGCCACCGCGACCGGGCTGTCTGCGGCGTGATCGGAGAAGAAGCTGAGCAGGTAGCTTCCGAGCGGGATGGTCAGGCTCGTCGTACCGACCGTGTAGTACAGCAACATGATCCAGCCGGCGAAGAACCCGGCATGCGGGTTGAGCACCCGGCCCACCCAGGTATACGTCGCCCCCGCACTCGGTTGCCATGCGTGCAGGCGTTGGTAACCGAGTGCGATGCCCAGCATCGGGACGAAGCAGATGAGAATCGGCACGACACCGGCGTACGCGACGGTCGCCAGGATCGCGGCCAGCGAGACGGCCACGCTCTGAATGGGTCCCGAACTGGCCAGCGCCATCACCACCACGTCCACTGCGCGCAGTGCTCCCGACCGCAGTCCCCCAGCCGGGGCAGCCATGTCCCGGGCCATCAGGAATCGCCGTCCTTGCGACCGATGAGCGTTACGAGGGTCTGGCGCAGGATCTCGGCGGTCGCGATCATGTCCGGAATGGACACCCACTCCTGGGCCGCGTGGTAGTTGCCGCCTTCCGGCCCGAACAGGACCGTGGGGATGCCGGCACTTTGGAACAGCGCGGCGTCTGTCCACGCGTTGAGACCGGTCACTGGTGAGCGGACTCCGTTGACGGCTTCCGTTGCGTCGCCGAGTGCGTTCAGCAGCTCCTCGTTGCCCGCACCGGTGAAGGGGTCGCGGTCCAGGCGGACGACGACCTCACCACGAAAGCGCGGTTCGGATTCGGTGACCTCGGCGAAGATCGCCTCGATCTCGGCGACTCGGTCGGCCAGTGTCTCGCCCGGCTGGGTGCCGATCTCGATGCCCAGCACGGCCTGGTTGGGATAGGTGGCGTAGTCGGTGCCGCCGCGGATCGTTCCGGTGTGGAACACGGTGCGGCCGTTCTTGGGATCGGGGTTGGGTTTCCAGCGCGTCTCGTCGAGCCGGTGCAGGCGGGCCACCACCTCGGCCATGTGGACGATGGCGTCGACGCCCTTGTCGGGCGCCGAACCGTGCGCCGGCTCGCCGTGCACCACGATGTCGATCCAGCCGAACCCCTGATGTTCGCCGTAGATGGTGTGCGAACCGTCGGGTTCGAGGTTGATGGCCAGGTCGATCTCGGCGGCATGATGGGCGACCAGGTGCTCCGTGCCGATGCTGACACCCTCCTCGTCGATCACCAGGGCTACCAGCACGTTGCCTGCCAATCCTGTTCCGGAGCGCACCAATTCGCGTACCGCGAGCATCGCGGCGGCGCAGCCGCCCTTGTCGTCGGCCACGCCGAGTCCGATCATCCGGTCACCGTCGACGACGGGGTGCAGTGCGCTGTCGGCCCAGTTCGCGTAGCCGACGGTGTCGCTGTGTGCGGACAGGCAGATCGTCGGGCCAGGTGCACTGCCCCGCAACCAGGCCAGCACGTTGGGGCGGCCGGGTTCCACCTCCTCCAGCGTCGCCTCCAGCCCGAGGTCGGCCAGCCAGTCGCGCATGAAGCGGGCGACGTCGCCCTCGCCGGCCCCTCCCGGGATCAGCCAGGGCGTCACGGAGTCGATTCGAACCATCGCCTCGAGTAGCTCGATCGCTTCCTCACGAGTGACGGTCATGTGGTGCTCTCCTTTGGTGTTGGTGATTCTGTGACGTCTGAAAAATGGCACGCCACTTGGTGTTCCGGCGTGGCATCGGTGAGCATCGGTTGCTCGGCACGGCAGCGATCGGGTTCACCGAGCTGCCGGTAGAGCGGACAGCGCGGCGCGAACCGGCAACCCGGAGCGGTGGCGGTGGCGTTGGGCGGCTCACCGGTCAACAGCGCGCGGGCCATTCGCCTGCCGCCACCCGCCTTGGGCATGACGTCCACCAGCGCGCGAGTGTACGGATGCCGGGGTGTACCGATCACATCGGCGGCGCAACCCTGCTCGACCACCCGGCCCAGGTAGAGGACGGCAACCCGATCCGCAAAAACACCGGCCAGTGCGAGATCGTGGGTGATGAAAAGGATTGCCACGTCCAGGCGTTCGCGCATGTCCAGTAGCACCCGGATGACCCCGGCACGCAACGAGACATCGAGCATGGACACCGGCTCGTCGGCCACCAGGAGCCGGGGCTGCAGCGCGAGTGCGGCCGCGATCGCGACCCGCTGGCGCTGCCCCCCGGATAGCTGGAAGATGCGGCGCTGCGCGATCGCTGCGGCCGGTGTCAGCCCGCACATCTCCAATGCCGCCAGCGCCACCCCGCGTCGCGCCGCGGCATCCAGGTCACGTCGATGGATCGCCAGCCCCTCGCTGACGAGGTCGACCGCGGTCGCGTTGACCGGCAGGCTTTCGAACGGGTCCTGGAAGATCATCTGGAACTCGCGGCGCTGTCTGCGCAGCGCGGCGCCGCGGGCATGGGTGATGTCCACACCGCCTACCGACACCGTTCCCGAACTGGGGTCGACCAGCCGCATGAGGGTGCGCGCGACAGTGGTTTTCCCGCAGCCGGATTCACCGACCAGTGCCACGATCTCACCCTCGTGGACGGACAGGTCGACACCGTCGACGGCACGTGCTGTCAGCCGTCGCCGACCGTGCCGGACCGGAAAGTGCACATGCAGGTCGCGTACCTCGGCGACCACCGGCTTGGTCATGCGCGGGCCTCCACCGTATGGCATGCTGCGAGGTGAGCGGCAGCGCCGGCAACCTCCTGCAGCGCGGGATCGTCGGTCGCGCACCGTGCCAGCTTTTCGACACACCGGTCATTGAATCGGCAGCCCGCCGGCGGGTGTGCGAGATCGGGTGGGCTGCCGGGTATTCCGCAGATCGACGCCTGCCCCGCGTCCAGTCGCGGATAGCAGTCCAGCAGTCGGCGGGTGTAGGGATGCGCCGGCCGTGAGTCCGAGCTCAAGATGTCCTCGGCACGACCACATTCGACGATGCGCCCGGCGTACATCACCGCGACCCGGTCGCAGAGTTCGGACAGCACGGTCAGGTCGTGGGAGATGATCAGCATCGACAGCCCCAGTTCGTCGGCCAGACCGCGGATCAACTCCAGGATCTGGGCCTGGGTCATGACGTCGAGCGCGGTCGTGGGCTCGTCGGCGATCACCAGGTCGGGGCGGCAGGCCAGCGCCATGGCGATCATCGCGCGCTGCTTCATGCCGCCGGAGAGCTGGTGGGGATAGTCGGCCGCCCGCCCGGAGGCGATCCCCACCTGGGTCAGCAACTCGGCGACACGGCGCCGCACCGCTTTGCGGTCGGCCTCCGGTTCGTGCGCCCGGATCGCCTCGCGCACCTGATCGCCGATCGTCATCACCGGGTTGAAGCCGTTCATCGCGCCCTGGAACACCAGCGACAGCCTCCGCCAGCGCAGTGCCCGGAGTCCGGCCTCGTCGACGGTGCTCAGATCCGTGCCGGCGAATGTCATCTCGTCGGCGGCCGCAACAGCGCCGGGCGGCAGAAGACGCGCAACGGCGAGCGCCAATGTACTTTTCCCACAGCCGGACTCGCCGGCCAGCCCGACCACCTCACCGGCGGACACATCCAGGTCGACACCGTCCACCGCGCGCACGCCACCGCGGTAGGTGACGCTCAGGTTCCGAACGCTCAACAAGCTCATTCGGCCACCGCCAGCCGAGGGTTGAGGATCCGTTCCAGACTCTGCCCGACGAGGGAGAACGCCAGCACCACCAGCACGATGCCGACGCCCGGTGGCAGGAAGTACCACCAGAAGCCGTTGCCCACAGCGCCGGCGGCGAACGCGTTGTGCAGGATCTGGCCCCACGAGGTTCGGGTCGGATCGCCGAGGCCAAGGAAGGACAGGGTGGCCTCGGCGAGGATCGATCCGGCGATGACCAGAACGGCGTTGGCGATCACCAGCGCCAGCACCCCGGGCAGGATCAGTCGCCACAGGATGCCTGCCGAGGACAGGCCGACGGTCTTGGCGCGGGCCACCACTTCGCGTTCACGCAGCGCCAGCACCTGGGAGCGGACGATGCGCGCCGTACTGGGCCAGCTGGTGATTGCGATGACCAGAACGATCATCGGCAGGCTCTGCCCGATGATCGCGCCGAGTGCGATCATCAACGGCAAGTTGGGCAGCACCAAGAAGAAGTCGGTGATCCGCATCAGCACCGCGTCTATGAAGCCGGTGAACCAGCCCGCCAGCGCCCCGACCAGGGTTCCGATGAGCACTGTGATGACAGTGGCGATGAGCCCGATCTCCAGTGACACTGATGTTCCGGCCAGTACCTGCCGCAGCACATCGCGGCCGAGTTCGTCGGTGCCCAGCCAGTGGGCGGCACTGGGTCGCAACAGGATTCCGGCGCGTGTGTCGGCGACGTCAGTACGGTCGTAGGGCGCCAGCAGCGGGCCGGCGATCGCGACGACCATAACCGCGACCACAGTCAGCAGCCCGGTGCGGCCCATTCGGTCGGCGAAGAGTTGGCGCAGCACGCCGCGCCAGCCGCCCGGCACGTGTGCCGCGGCAGGTTCCTCGGGTTCCAGTGCGGGGTTCATCAGCGGTCCGGTCATGTCAGCCGCACCCGCGGGTCGAGCATCCGGTAGACCAGGTCACTGGCGAAGTTGGCCAGCACGACCACTACCGCGAAGATCAGGAAGCACGCTTCCATCACCGGGTAGTCGCGCCGGATCACCGACAGGTAGATCAGCTGTCCCATGCCGGGCCAGGAGAACACCGTCTCAACCTGGATCGTGCCGCCGACGGTGGCGCTGGCGTAGAGCGTCGTGGCGGTCACCACGGGCAGCAGCGCATTGCGCACGCCGTGTCGCCAGAGCACCCGCCGCGGGGTCAGGCCCTTGGCCCGGGCAGTGGTCATGTAATCCTCGGACAATGTCGCCAGCAGTGAGCTGCGGGTGATCAGGACGAACTGGGCGATGTCGACCAAAACCATGGCGACGGTCGGCAGGACGAGATGCCTTGCCAGGTCCGCCATTCGGGTGAACACGGTGGGGTACAGCGCGTCGGCGGTGTACATGCCTGCGATCGGAAACCAGCCGAGTGACACAGCGAAGACGAAGATCAGCAGCATGCCCACCCAGAACGTGGGCAGACTCCAGAACACCAGCGATCCGATGACCAGCCCGGAGTCGGTGCGCGAGCCGCGCCGGGAGGCGGCGAACACCCCGATCAGGACGCCGAGGAGGATCACCAGCAGCGTCGAAACGGTGACCAGGATCAGGGTGTTGGCAAGGGCTTTCACCACGATCGGGCCGACCGACCCCTGGTAGGTGTAGGAGAAGCCGAGGTCACCCTTGAGCAGGTTCTGCAGATAGGTCACGAACTGCGAGGCCATCGGCTGGTCCAGGCCGTAGTAGGTGCGCAGCCGGGCGATCGCGTCGGCGTCCAGGTGTTGACCACGCGCGATGTGGGTCACCGGGTCTCCCGGCATCAGGTGGAAGAGAACGAAATTCGCCGCAACCACCGCTACGAGCGTGAGCACCAGGTACGAGATCTTTTGGCTCAGATACCGAAGCATCGATGCTCAGGCCGGCTTCACGTCGAGGTAGTTCACCCGCGGGAAGTTCAAGATCATGCCGCCGTTCATCGGCTGCCATCCCGTCCAGGTGTTGGTTCGGGTGCCGGTCAGCTTCTTCTGGTACCACATCACGATGTACGGGCAGGCGGCATAGTGAATCGCCTGCATCTCCTGCACGATTGCGACCCGGGCGCCGCGATCGACGGTCGTCGACTGCTGGTGGTAGAGGTCGTCGTAGCGCGGGTCGGTCCAGAACGTGTCGTTGTTGCCACCGATCTGGTCGGTGGTGGCGATGCCCAGAAGGTAGGACGGGTCGTAGAACGAGGAATCCCAGCCCCAGATCATGACGTCCCAGTCCGGCGTTTCGGCGTTGTAGATCGTCGCTGTCATGCTGTCGGCGTCGGTACTGGAGAGCTTGAGGTTGACTCCGACAGCCTTGGCTGCCGTGATGAACAGGTCGGCGGCTTTCATGTCGACGGTGGTATCGGCGATCACGAGCAGCCGGAACTCAAGCGGCGCACCGTCTTTGGACTCGCGGATGCCGTCGCCGTTGCGGTCGGTGTAGCCGGCCTTGTCGAGCAGCTCTTTCGCCTTGCCCGGGTTGTTGTCCAGGACCGCGTCGGGCGCGGGGACGAAGTGGAAATCGCCGAAGGCAGGTGGCAGCAGATCGGTGCCGGGTTCGCCGTAACCGGCCAGGGCGAGCTCCACGAGCTGTTGCCGGTTGACGGCACAGGCCAGCGCCTGGCGGACGATCTGGTCCTTCAGGATGGGATTGCCCTTCGATCCCGGGGCGGTCGAACAGTTGAAGCCGATCATGTGGAACGAGAACGATTCCATGGCAGTGGTTTTGACGTTCGCGGCGTTCTGCAGTCCGGTGTAGATCGTCGGCGGGACCTCGGGGACGATGTCGATATCTCCGGTGCGCAGTGCCTGCGTGACCACGTCGTCGGAGCCGAACTTGGTCCAGGTGACCTTTTGCGCCGCCGGTTTGGTGCCCCACCACGAGTCGTTTCGGATGACGGTGGCAACGCTGCCCTTGTCCCATGACACGAAGCTGAACGGTCCCGTTCCGACTGGTTTGTCGTTGGCATACTTGGGCAGGTCATCCTTGGCCACGCCCTCCCACAGGTGCTTGGGGGCGATCGGCATGATGACGCCGGGCTGCAGTGTCTGCGGCTGCGAATACGTGAGCCGAACCTGGTTGTCGCCGACCTTGACCACGTCGGTGAGGTCCTTGAGGTACGCCCCGTACGTGCCATAGTCGTTGTCGCGCACCATCAGGAAGGTGAAGACGACGTCGTCGGCACTGAAATCCTTGCCGTCGTGCCACTTCACCCCGGATCGCAGCGTGTAGGTGAAGGTCTTACCGCCGTCGGTCGTCTGCATGTCGGTGGCCAGCGAGGGTTGGATGTTGAGCTGTGCGTCGTAACCCATCAACCGGTCGTAGACCAATTGCAGAACGTCGTCGGACTGAGTGGAGTCGGCGGTGAACGGGTTCAGCGAGTCGATGTCGGTGGTGGAACCGACCCGCAGCACGGTGCTGCTGGCCGTCTGCGGCGCGCACGACGCCAGCGCGGCCGCGCCGCCGAGTGCCGCCGCCACCACCGCCGAGGTCCGGAGAAATTTCCGACGATCCATCGCTGAAGCCATGACAATCCCTTCCACTCTCACTCTGTATACAGAGTAGTATGAGTGAAGATCATTGCCGGATAATTGCGCGATTGTTTCGGAATTTTTTCCGATGGTTCGCAAGAAATCCCAGCTCCTACCGCATGATTATGGGTGTACCGGGGTAACTGCATACTGAGTGCGTGAACCTCATGGTTTCAGGACGGGAGGACGTGAGGATGCCGACGGCGAAGCGAGCCGACCACGCGGGGGCGTCCACCGAACGCAAGCTCCGCTACCAGCACGTCTATGACCTGGTGCTCGGGATCATGGCCGAGCGTGGGTTGCAACCCGGAGATCGACTGCCGTCCACCACCGAGTTGGCCGAGATCGCCGGAGTCAGTGGGATCAGCGTGCGGCGCGCTCTCGACGAGCTCGAACGGGCCGGCAAGATCACCCGACGGCAAGGTCTGGGCACGTTCGTCGCCGAGCCGCGCATCGCTAGCGACCCGACACGTCCGGGAGAGCTGCTGCACACTCTGCTGGACAACGAACTCGGGTTACCCACGGTCAGAACGGCTCTGATCTCGATCGGTGTCGGTCTGCCCAGCATGACGATCGCGACCGCGCTGGGCGTCGACCCGGGCCAACCGGTCTGGGAGATCTGGCGCAAACGCGAGATCGGCGGCACAGACAAGATCCTCGAACGTGCCGTCCTGCCGCTGGACCGGGTACCGGCGATCGACCACGATCTGCTGGCCGACGGCGGGTCGCTGTATCGCTTCATCGAGGAGCGCTACCAACTCACCGACGAATACACCGAGCAGGCCTTCGAAGTCGACACCCCCAGCAGCTGGGAGGCCGAACATCTCGAGATGCCGGACGGTGACCCGATCGTGCGGGTACGTGGGGTCAGCTTCGACGCCGACGGGCGGGCCTTCGACTGCTTCGAACAGTGCTACCGCGCTACGAAGTTCACGTTCTACACCGCGGGGCAGACCCGCCACCGCATTCTGGGTCCGACGGAGCTGTCGAACTGGTCGGTGGCACCGCTGACCAACCCGGGGTATTGACCGCGCGGTCGGCGGGTACCCGGCTGATCATGAGCAACGAACTCTCCGGCAAGAAGATCGCATTCCTGGTCGCCCCCGAGGGCATCGAGCAGGTCGAACTGACCAAGCCATGGGAGGCCGTCGAGCAGGCCGGCGGCACCCCGGAACTGGTGTCGACCGAGGTCGGCAAGGTCCAGGCGTTCAACCACCTCACCCCGGCCGACACCTTCGAGGCGGACAAGACTGCCGACGCCGTCTCGGCGTCCGACTACGACGGTCTGGTGCTGCCCGGCGGGGTGGCCAACCCCGATCTCCTGCGCACCAACTCGTCGGCGGTCGACTTCGTCAAAGGCTTCTTCGACGCAGGCAAGCCGGTGGGCGTGATCTGCCACGGACCGTGGACCCTCATCGAAGCCGACGTGGTCGAGGGCCGCCAGATCACCTCGTGGCCGAGCGTGCAGACCGATCTGCGCAACGCCGGGGCCGAGTGGGTGGACCAGGAAGTCGTGGTGTGCACCGGCGGCCCGAACACGCTGATCTCCAGCCGCAAGCCCGACGATCTGCCGGCGTTCTGCGGGCAACTGGTCGAGACGTTCGCCGGCTAGGCGGGCACCAGGCTCAGCAGCAGGTCCGGACCGATCCGGTCGACACCGTCGTACCGCCAGCGCAGCGCTCGCGCGATGCTGGGCACGCCGACGTCGTCGACGGCGGTGACCGGACCACCGAGCAGGATCGGGCCGACATAAGCCAGGATCCGGTCGATCACCCCGGCCCGCAGGAATGCGCCGGCCAGCGTCGGCCCGCCCTCGAGCAGCACATCGGTGCGGTCGGACAGTGCCTGGATCACCTCGTGCGGATCATGGGTGCGGATCACCATGGTGTGCGAATCCTCGTTGAGCACATTGGCTTCCGGCGAAATCTCCCGCATGCCGACCACCACGCGCAGCGGCTGACGCTCGGCGAGCCCACCGCCGGGCAGCCGGGCCGTCAGCGTCGGATCGTCGATGTCCACCGTGCCGGTGCCGACGACGATCGCGTCGCATGCCGCGCGGCGGACGTGCAGGTCGGCGCGAGCCGCCTCACTGGTGATCCACTGCGAGGACCCGTCCGCGGCGGCGCTGCGCCCGTCCACGCTGGTGGCGAATTTCCAGGTGACGTGCGGACGCCCGGCCCGCTGCTTGTGCAGCCATTCCCGCAGTGGGCCGGCGGCCACCTCGTCGGCGCACACCCCGGCGACGACGTCGATTCCGGCGCCGCGCAGGCGATCAGCACCTCCGGAGGCCACCGGGTTGGGATCGGCGACGGCGTACACCACGGTGGCCACCCCGGCCTGGATCAGGGCATCGACGCAGGGCGGAGTGCGTCCATGGTGGTTGCACGGTTCGAGGGTGACGACGGCGGTGCCGCCGCTCGCCCGCTCCCCCGCCTCCCGCAGCGCGACCACCTCGGCGTGCGGGCCACCGGTCGGCGTTGTTCCTCCGACGCCGACGACTTCACCCTCGGCACTCAGAATGACCGCTCCCACAGGCGGATTCGGATACGTCGAGCCTTTGACCCGCTGCGCCTGATCGATGGCCAGCCGCATCGCGGCGTCGACCTCCGCCGACGTGGGTGCGGTCATATGC
This is a stretch of genomic DNA from Mycobacterium sp. ELW1. It encodes these proteins:
- a CDS encoding GntR family transcriptional regulator — translated: MPTAKRADHAGASTERKLRYQHVYDLVLGIMAERGLQPGDRLPSTTELAEIAGVSGISVRRALDELERAGKITRRQGLGTFVAEPRIASDPTRPGELLHTLLDNELGLPTVRTALISIGVGLPSMTIATALGVDPGQPVWEIWRKREIGGTDKILERAVLPLDRVPAIDHDLLADGGSLYRFIEERYQLTDEYTEQAFEVDTPSSWEAEHLEMPDGDPIVRVRGVSFDADGRAFDCFEQCYRATKFTFYTAGQTRHRILGPTELSNWSVAPLTNPGY
- a CDS encoding type 1 glutamine amidotransferase domain-containing protein, with amino-acid sequence MSNELSGKKIAFLVAPEGIEQVELTKPWEAVEQAGGTPELVSTEVGKVQAFNHLTPADTFEADKTADAVSASDYDGLVLPGGVANPDLLRTNSSAVDFVKGFFDAGKPVGVICHGPWTLIEADVVEGRQITSWPSVQTDLRNAGAEWVDQEVVVCTGGPNTLISSRKPDDLPAFCGQLVETFAG
- the ribD gene encoding bifunctional diaminohydroxyphosphoribosylaminopyrimidine deaminase/5-amino-6-(5-phosphoribosylamino)uracil reductase RibD encodes the protein MTAPTSAEVDAAMRLAIDQAQRVKGSTYPNPPVGAVILSAEGEVVGVGGTTPTGGPHAEVVALREAGERASGGTAVVTLEPCNHHGRTPPCVDALIQAGVATVVYAVADPNPVASGGADRLRGAGIDVVAGVCADEVAAGPLREWLHKQRAGRPHVTWKFATSVDGRSAAADGSSQWITSEAARADLHVRRAACDAIVVGTGTVDIDDPTLTARLPGGGLAERQPLRVVVGMREISPEANVLNEDSHTMVIRTHDPHEVIQALSDRTDVLLEGGPTLAGAFLRAGVIDRILAYVGPILLGGPVTAVDDVGVPSIARALRWRYDGVDRIGPDLLLSLVPA